Proteins found in one Cytobacillus luteolus genomic segment:
- a CDS encoding DUF1934 domain-containing protein, translating into MNQPLVAGRPIKVKLTTEIRQANQKENVTIEAKGQYYIKDEATFLRFIENNDTGNVNTIIKIADGEVLILRSGAVKMRQVFTKGKKAIGSYESPHGVFELLTDTNNIEYTPSKHSLKGKLFLAYKLQMQGDQVGRYAMTITYEEEKAR; encoded by the coding sequence GTGAATCAACCTTTAGTGGCTGGACGGCCTATTAAAGTGAAACTGACTACAGAAATACGTCAAGCCAATCAAAAAGAGAATGTTACAATCGAGGCTAAAGGCCAATACTACATAAAAGATGAAGCGACATTCCTGCGATTTATCGAAAATAACGACACAGGAAACGTAAACACCATTATAAAAATAGCTGATGGAGAAGTGTTAATCCTCCGTTCAGGGGCTGTGAAAATGAGACAAGTCTTCACAAAAGGCAAAAAAGCAATCGGAAGCTATGAAAGCCCACATGGTGTGTTTGAGCTACTTACCGATACAAATAATATAGAATATACGCCATCAAAGCATTCTCTCAAAGGAAAACTCTTTCTTGCTTATAAGCTACAAATGCAAGGAGATCAGGTTGGTAGATATGCGATGACAATTACATATGAGGAGGAAAAAGCAAGGTGA
- a CDS encoding transglycosylase domain-containing protein: MEIITSGRLKNTIKYLRALFIIGLILSIFFMLGILGVLAYAKSQGAPPLAVPQTSLFYASDGSIIEESHRGQKRYWVPLSEMSPTIIDATISIEDRNFYRHNGFDYKRIAGAAIADIKAMAKVQGASTITQQYARNLFLEHDKTWSRKITEALYTVRLEINYSKKEILEGYLNTIYYGHGAYGIEAASKYYFGKSANELSLAESSMLAGIPKGPSRYSPYENLEKAKSRQKIILNSMVSNGYITKKEAEEVYQTNLAFFKSEDLGRERIAPYFQDAVKKELLTQTNIDEKTIEMGGLRVYTTLDPKLQKVAEEQVAKNVNPDSEIQLGFVAMDQYTGEVKALIGGRNYEESPFNRVTQAERQPGSTFKPFLYYAALENGFTPSTELRSEVTTFLYDDGNSKYTPHNFNNYYANGTITLAQALALSDNVFAVKTHVFIGENSLVNMAKKLGVTSDLVNVPSLALGTSTVRVIDMVNAYGVIGNGGQKITPVFIKKVVDHKGDVIYEAEQSKEQVLDPNLAFVTTHMMTGIFDAKLNDYTRVTGQTITNSLTRQYAGKTGSTKTDSWMIGYSPQLVAGIWTGYDRDERITLTAEKQYAKKIWADFMEEAHTGRNVTAFKPTEGVIGVYVNPDNGKLATNACPISRLTYYVKGTEPTEYCMDHVDHYEEVEEKQPEEDPDKDKGWFKKIFDWF; the protein is encoded by the coding sequence TTGGAAATCATTACGAGTGGGCGTTTAAAAAATACAATTAAGTACCTTCGGGCTTTATTTATTATTGGATTAATCCTATCAATCTTTTTCATGCTAGGTATCCTCGGCGTACTAGCCTATGCAAAATCTCAAGGTGCTCCACCTTTAGCAGTACCACAAACTAGCCTTTTTTATGCAAGTGATGGCTCCATTATTGAGGAAAGTCATCGAGGTCAAAAAAGATATTGGGTACCGCTCTCGGAAATGTCACCTACCATTATAGACGCAACGATTTCTATTGAAGACCGAAACTTTTACCGACACAACGGTTTTGATTATAAACGAATTGCTGGGGCTGCTATAGCTGATATTAAAGCAATGGCAAAGGTCCAAGGTGCTAGTACAATTACCCAGCAGTATGCTAGAAATCTATTTTTAGAGCATGATAAAACGTGGAGTCGTAAGATTACTGAAGCTCTTTATACGGTTAGACTTGAAATTAACTATAGTAAAAAAGAAATCTTAGAAGGCTATTTAAATACAATCTATTATGGTCATGGAGCCTATGGAATTGAAGCAGCATCCAAATACTACTTTGGCAAATCTGCTAATGAGCTTTCTCTCGCAGAATCAAGTATGTTAGCTGGAATCCCCAAAGGGCCTAGTCGTTATTCACCTTATGAAAACCTTGAAAAAGCGAAGAGTCGTCAAAAAATCATCTTGAACTCGATGGTTTCAAATGGATACATTACGAAAAAAGAAGCAGAAGAAGTGTATCAAACGAATCTAGCATTTTTTAAAAGTGAAGATTTAGGAAGAGAAAGAATTGCACCTTATTTTCAAGATGCTGTTAAAAAGGAGTTATTAACACAGACTAATATCGATGAAAAGACGATTGAAATGGGTGGACTGCGTGTATACACGACTCTCGATCCAAAGCTGCAAAAGGTAGCAGAAGAACAAGTAGCCAAAAATGTTAACCCAGATTCTGAGATTCAACTCGGTTTTGTGGCAATGGATCAGTATACCGGAGAGGTAAAGGCATTAATTGGTGGAAGGAACTATGAAGAAAGTCCATTTAACCGTGTTACCCAAGCAGAAAGGCAGCCAGGTTCAACCTTTAAACCTTTTCTCTATTATGCAGCACTTGAAAATGGCTTTACCCCTTCTACTGAACTAAGAAGTGAGGTAACTACTTTCCTTTACGATGATGGAAATAGCAAGTATACACCTCATAATTTCAATAATTACTATGCGAACGGTACAATTACACTAGCTCAAGCATTGGCATTATCAGATAATGTTTTCGCAGTTAAAACCCATGTCTTTATCGGGGAAAATTCTCTTGTTAATATGGCAAAAAAATTAGGTGTTACAAGTGACCTAGTAAATGTGCCTTCCTTAGCACTAGGGACTTCTACAGTTAGAGTCATTGATATGGTAAATGCTTATGGTGTCATTGGCAATGGTGGTCAAAAGATTACTCCCGTTTTTATAAAAAAAGTTGTCGATCATAAGGGTGATGTGATCTATGAAGCTGAACAAAGCAAGGAACAAGTTCTTGATCCAAACCTTGCATTTGTGACAACACATATGATGACAGGAATATTTGATGCAAAGTTAAATGATTATACCCGTGTAACCGGACAAACCATTACGAATTCATTAACGCGTCAATATGCCGGAAAAACAGGAAGTACAAAAACAGATAGCTGGATGATTGGCTATTCACCACAGCTTGTGGCTGGAATTTGGACTGGCTATGACCGCGATGAAAGAATAACATTAACCGCAGAAAAACAGTATGCTAAAAAAATCTGGGCTGATTTTATGGAAGAGGCACATACAGGAAGAAACGTTACTGCTTTTAAGCCGACTGAAGGTGTGATTGGTGTCTATGTTAATCCCGACAACGGTAAACTTGCTACAAATGCATGTCCAATATCAAGACTCACTTATTATGTAAAAGGGACCGAACCGACAGAATACTGTATGGACCACGTTGATCATTATGAAGAGGTAGAAGAAAAACAGCCAGAGGAAGATCCAGATAAGGATAAAGGCTGGTTTAAAAAGATATTTGATTGGTTTTAA
- the speE gene encoding spermidine synthase: protein MELWFTEKQTENFGITAKIKRTLHTEQTEFQKLDMVETEEFGNMLLLDGMVMTTTKDEFVYHEMVAHVPLFTHPNPENVLVVGGGDGGVIREVLKHPSVKKATLVDIDGKVIEYSKKYLPEIAGKLEDPRVDVQVDDGFMHIAQSENVYDVIMVDSTEPVGPAVNLFTKGFYAGISKALKEDGVFVAQTDNPWFTPELITNVQRDVKEIFPITRLYTANIPTYPSGLWTFTIGSKKYDPLEVSEERFHEIETKYYTKELHKAAFVLPKFVADLIK from the coding sequence GTGGAATTATGGTTTACTGAAAAACAAACAGAGAATTTTGGAATTACAGCAAAAATTAAGCGTACGTTACATACAGAACAAACAGAGTTTCAAAAGCTTGATATGGTAGAAACAGAAGAATTCGGAAATATGTTACTTTTAGATGGAATGGTTATGACTACAACAAAGGATGAGTTTGTATACCATGAGATGGTTGCTCACGTACCTTTATTTACACATCCGAATCCTGAGAACGTATTAGTTGTTGGTGGCGGAGATGGTGGAGTAATTCGTGAAGTTCTTAAACACCCTAGCGTGAAAAAAGCAACATTAGTTGATATCGATGGAAAAGTAATTGAGTACTCTAAAAAGTACTTACCTGAAATTGCGGGTAAATTAGAAGATCCACGAGTAGACGTACAAGTTGATGATGGCTTCATGCACATTGCTCAAAGCGAAAATGTATATGATGTAATCATGGTTGATTCTACTGAGCCAGTTGGACCTGCAGTTAACTTATTTACAAAAGGATTTTACGCTGGAATTTCAAAAGCACTTAAAGAAGATGGTGTGTTTGTTGCTCAAACGGACAACCCTTGGTTCACGCCTGAATTAATTACGAATGTGCAACGTGACGTGAAGGAAATCTTCCCTATCACACGTTTATACACTGCAAACATTCCAACATACCCAAGTGGCCTTTGGACATTTACAATCGGATCAAAAAAATATGATCCTCTTGAAGTAAGTGAAGAACGTTTCCACGAAATTGAAACTAAATACTATACGAAAGAGCTACACAAAGCGGCATTTGTTTTACCGAAATTTGTAGCTGACTTAATCAAATAA
- the speB gene encoding agmatinase, producing the protein MRFDEAYSGNVFIKSHPNFEESKAVLYGMPMDWTVSYRPGSRFGPARIREVSIGLEEYSAYLDRHLEEVKYFDAGDIPLPFGNPQKSLDEIESFVDKVLAEDKFPLGMGGEHLVSWPVIKAMYKKYPDLAIIHMDAHTDLRDDYEGEPLSHSTPIKKACELIGPKNVYSFGIRSGMREEFQWAKEVGMHISKFEVLEPLKEILPTLAGRPVYVTIDIDVLDPAHAPGTGTVDAGGITSRELLASIHEIARSKVNVVGADLVEVAPIYDPSEQTANTASKLIREMILGWVK; encoded by the coding sequence ATGCGTTTTGACGAAGCTTATTCTGGTAATGTGTTTATTAAAAGTCACCCAAACTTTGAAGAAAGCAAAGCAGTTCTTTACGGAATGCCGATGGACTGGACAGTAAGCTACCGACCAGGTTCACGTTTTGGTCCTGCTCGTATTCGTGAAGTATCAATTGGATTAGAAGAGTACAGTGCTTATTTAGATCGCCATTTAGAAGAAGTGAAATACTTTGATGCAGGAGATATTCCATTACCGTTTGGAAATCCGCAAAAAAGCCTTGATGAGATTGAGAGCTTTGTTGATAAAGTCCTAGCTGAAGATAAATTTCCTTTAGGAATGGGTGGAGAGCATTTAGTGTCTTGGCCTGTTATTAAGGCAATGTATAAAAAGTATCCTGATTTAGCCATCATTCATATGGATGCACACACAGATTTACGTGACGATTATGAAGGGGAACCATTATCACATTCTACACCGATTAAAAAGGCTTGTGAGCTAATCGGTCCTAAAAACGTTTACTCATTTGGAATTCGTTCGGGAATGAGAGAAGAGTTTCAATGGGCTAAAGAAGTAGGAATGCACATTTCGAAATTTGAAGTACTTGAGCCATTAAAAGAAATTTTACCAACACTAGCAGGACGCCCGGTTTATGTAACGATTGATATCGATGTACTAGACCCTGCTCATGCACCTGGAACAGGAACAGTAGACGCAGGTGGAATTACATCAAGAGAATTACTAGCATCCATCCACGAAATTGCAAGATCAAAAGTAAACGTTGTTGGCGCAGACCTAGTAGAAGTAGCACCAATCTATGATCCTTCAGAACAAACAGCAAACACAGCAAGCAAACTCATCCGTGAAATGATTTTAGGATGGGTAAAGTAA